Proteins encoded together in one Impatiens glandulifera chromosome 1, dImpGla2.1, whole genome shotgun sequence window:
- the LOC124919470 gene encoding uncharacterized mitochondrial protein AtMg00810-like, with protein sequence MDVKNVFLNDDLHKEVYMMPPLGVPHQLGEICKLHKALYGGDHDGIESLKSELARSFSMKDLGMLRYFLGSEVAYSLKGYLLSQSKYIANLFKRARLTGNRIVDTPLETNVKYSPSNDTPLEDSGLYRTIVGSLVYLTVARLDIAHAVHVVS encoded by the exons atggatgtgaagaaTGTTTTCTTGAATGATGACCTTCATAAAGAGGTTTATATGATGCCTCCCCTAGGTGTTCCTCATCAACTTGGTGAAATTTGtaagcttcacaaagctctttatg GTGGTGATCATGATGGTATTGAATCATTGAAGTCTGAGTTGGCACGTTCATTCTCTATGAAAGATTTGGGCATGCTACGTTATTTTTTGGGAAGTGAGGTAGCTTATTCTCTAAAAGGTTATCTCTTATCTCAATCTAAGTACATTGCTAATTTGTTTAAGCGTGCTCGACTAACCGGCAACCGAATTGTTGATACACCCCTTGAGACCAATGTTAAATACTCACCGTCCAATGACACTCCTTTGGAGGATTCTGGTCTTTATCGTACTATTGTTGGTAGTTTGGTTTATCTTACTGTAGCTCGCCTAGACATTGCGCATGCAGTTCATGTGGTTAGTTAG